From a region of the Pukyongiella litopenaei genome:
- the aceF gene encoding dihydrolipoyllysine-residue acetyltransferase yields MTIEVKVPDIGDFTDVPVVTVLVSVGDTIAEEDPIVELESDKATMEVPSSAAGVVKEIRVSEGDNVSEGSLILVLEGDGAGEAPREEPKGAAAAEAPKAEVPADVPAPAPAPAKTDAGFGRVHASPSVRAYARRVEIDLSQVNGTGRKGRILREDVEKALKAQTVPAAASGGVAQGGMGIPPIPAVDFSKFGPVEDVEMPRIKKISGPALHRSWLNIPHVTHNDEADITELDRYRREMDTMAKENGYRVTLLSFVIKASVSALKEHWEFNSSIHPDGDKLIRKAFYNIGFAADTPNGLMVPVIKDADRKGLVEISRELMDLSGAAREGNLKSRDMQGATFTISSLGGIGGTSFTPIVNAPEVAILGLTRSKMAPVWNGEEFVPRLMQPLSLSYDHRAVDGALAARFCVTLKTLLGDMRKLMW; encoded by the coding sequence ATGACTATCGAAGTAAAAGTGCCAGACATCGGCGATTTCACGGACGTGCCTGTCGTAACCGTTTTGGTCAGCGTCGGTGACACGATTGCAGAAGAAGACCCGATCGTTGAATTGGAGTCCGACAAGGCGACCATGGAAGTGCCCAGCTCGGCTGCGGGCGTGGTGAAAGAGATCAGGGTCTCGGAAGGCGACAACGTGTCGGAAGGATCACTGATCCTCGTCCTCGAAGGCGACGGCGCGGGCGAGGCCCCCAGGGAAGAACCGAAAGGCGCAGCCGCGGCAGAGGCGCCGAAAGCCGAAGTGCCTGCCGATGTGCCGGCTCCGGCCCCGGCGCCTGCAAAGACGGATGCCGGTTTCGGCCGGGTCCACGCCTCGCCGTCGGTGCGTGCCTATGCGCGTCGGGTCGAGATCGATCTGTCACAGGTGAACGGCACCGGGCGCAAGGGCCGCATCCTGCGCGAGGACGTGGAAAAGGCGCTCAAGGCCCAGACCGTGCCTGCCGCGGCCAGCGGTGGGGTCGCGCAGGGCGGCATGGGCATCCCGCCGATCCCGGCAGTGGATTTCTCCAAATTCGGCCCGGTCGAAGACGTGGAAATGCCCCGGATCAAGAAGATCTCGGGCCCCGCGCTGCATCGGTCATGGCTCAACATTCCGCATGTCACGCATAATGACGAGGCGGACATCACCGAGTTGGACAGGTATCGCAGGGAAATGGACACGATGGCCAAGGAAAACGGCTATCGCGTGACCCTGTTGTCATTCGTCATCAAGGCGTCGGTGTCCGCTCTGAAAGAGCATTGGGAATTCAACTCGTCGATCCATCCCGATGGCGACAAGCTGATCAGGAAGGCGTTCTACAATATCGGCTTTGCGGCAGACACGCCGAACGGGCTGATGGTTCCGGTGATCAAGGATGCGGACCGCAAGGGGCTGGTCGAGATTTCCCGGGAACTTATGGACCTGTCCGGGGCCGCACGGGAAGGCAACCTCAAGTCCAGGGACATGCAGGGCGCGACCTTTACCATCTCGTCGCTGGGCGGGATCGGGGGCACCAGTTTCACCCCGATCGTGAACGCCCCCGAAGTGGCGATCCTTGGCCTGACCCGGTCGAAGATGGCCCCGGTCTGGAATGGCGAGGAATTCGTGCCGCGCCTGATGCAGCCGCTGTCGCTGTCCTATGATCACCGTGCCGTCGACGGCGCCCTGGCCGCGCGCTTCTGCGTGACGCTCAAGACGCTGCTGGGCGATATGCGCAAGTTGATGTGGTAA
- a CDS encoding nucleobase:cation symporter-2 family protein, whose protein sequence is MPSDMTVDTVDMGATHAVDEKLPGGKLLTLGLQHVLVMYAGAIAVPLIVGRVLHLNPEQVAFLISADLFVCGLVTIIQSLGATKWFGIKLPVMMGVTFASVGPMVAIAVANPGTEGARMIFGAIMGAGIIAMLIAPLVSRMLRFFPPVVTGTIILVIGVTLMRVGINWIFGVPVGPTAPQIVDPAHADWLNQVKDLGAGAVPAIPEGLKLAATVDNVNYATPQNMMISAIVLATIITIMKFAKGFLANISVLLGIVVGAIVATALGIMHFDHVASADWFALITPFHFGMPIFDPIMILTMTLVMIVVMIESTGMFLALGDICDKKIERPSLSAGLRTDGLGTLIGGLFNTFPYTSFSQNVGLVGVTGIRSRYVCVTGGVIMIVLGLVPKMGALVESLPVAVLGGAGLVMFGMVAATGIRILSNVDFKENRFNGLIVAITLGLGMIPLIAPQYTMWLPHSIEPLIHSGILLASIAAVVLNVIFNGAKNVDEDELREAALQAEGGH, encoded by the coding sequence ATGCCATCTGATATGACGGTCGATACCGTCGATATGGGAGCGACCCACGCGGTCGATGAAAAACTGCCCGGCGGCAAGCTTTTGACGCTGGGCCTGCAACATGTTCTGGTGATGTATGCCGGTGCCATTGCCGTTCCGCTCATCGTGGGCCGCGTCTTGCATCTCAACCCGGAACAGGTTGCGTTCCTGATCTCCGCCGACCTTTTCGTCTGCGGTCTGGTCACGATCATTCAATCGCTCGGTGCCACCAAATGGTTCGGCATCAAGCTGCCGGTCATGATGGGCGTTACCTTTGCCTCGGTCGGCCCGATGGTGGCGATCGCGGTGGCGAACCCCGGCACCGAGGGCGCGCGCATGATCTTTGGCGCGATCATGGGCGCGGGCATCATCGCGATGCTGATCGCCCCCCTTGTCAGCCGGATGCTGCGTTTTTTCCCGCCGGTCGTGACCGGGACGATCATCCTGGTGATCGGGGTGACATTGATGCGCGTCGGCATCAACTGGATCTTCGGCGTTCCGGTTGGCCCGACCGCTCCGCAGATCGTCGACCCTGCCCACGCGGACTGGCTGAACCAGGTCAAGGACCTTGGCGCGGGTGCGGTTCCGGCCATCCCCGAGGGCCTGAAGCTCGCCGCGACGGTCGACAACGTGAATTACGCCACGCCCCAGAACATGATGATATCGGCCATCGTTCTGGCGACGATCATCACCATCATGAAGTTCGCCAAGGGTTTCCTCGCCAACATTTCCGTCCTGCTCGGGATCGTCGTCGGAGCCATCGTTGCGACCGCGCTCGGGATCATGCATTTCGATCATGTCGCCTCGGCGGACTGGTTCGCGCTGATCACGCCTTTCCACTTCGGCATGCCGATCTTTGATCCGATCATGATCCTGACGATGACGCTGGTCATGATCGTTGTCATGATCGAATCCACCGGCATGTTCCTTGCGCTTGGCGACATCTGCGACAAGAAGATCGAACGCCCGTCGCTGTCGGCCGGGCTGCGCACCGATGGTCTGGGCACCCTGATCGGCGGCCTGTTCAACACCTTCCCCTACACCTCGTTCAGCCAGAATGTCGGCCTTGTCGGCGTGACCGGCATTCGATCCCGCTATGTCTGTGTGACCGGTGGCGTGATCATGATCGTCCTCGGCCTCGTGCCCAAGATGGGCGCGCTGGTTGAATCGCTGCCGGTCGCGGTCCTCGGCGGTGCCGGTCTGGTGATGTTCGGGATGGTGGCTGCAACCGGTATTCGCATCCTCAGCAACGTGGATTTCAAGGAAAACCGCTTCAACGGCCTGATCGTCGCGATAACCCTGGGTCTTGGCATGATCCCGCTGATTGCGCCGCAATACACCATGTGGTTGCCGCATTCGATCGAACCCCTGATCCATTCGGGCATTCTGCTTGCGTCCATCGCCGCGGTTGTCCTGAACGTTATCTTCAACGGCGCGAAAAACGTCGATGAGGACGAGCTGCGCGAAGCCGCTCTCCAGGCCGAAGGCGGGCACTAA
- a CDS encoding NADP-dependent malic enzyme: protein MALDESKKGTERQAALDYHEFPRPGKLEIRPTKPMATARDLSRAYSPGVADACTEIAGDPALATRYTAKRNLVAVISNGTAVLGLGNIGAQASKPVMEGKAVLFKKFAGIDCFDIEVDEADPEALADLVCRLEPTFGAVNLEDIKAPDCFTVERICRERMGIPVFHDDQHGTAIVVAAAAQNALQIAGKKPEDIRVVGLGAGAAGVACLTMLHKMGVPLENITVFDRSGVLHAAREGLAPEQMRFATAQEGTTLEQALKGADMFLGLSGPGALPADQVRAMADNPIIFALANPVPEIMPEDAREASPGAMIATGRSDYPNQVNNVLCFPFIFRGALDAEAREINDAMKLACVDAIASLARQTTSAEVGEAYEGEKLTFGPEYLIPKPFDPRLLPTIAVAVARAAIESGTARRTLDLDAYRQALEAEVFKSSMIMRRVFETARQSKRRIVFAEGEDDRVLRAAQAMVEDGVDTPILVGRPEVIDQRLERAGLTIKANIDFEIVNPENDDRYRDYWKAYHGVMQRHGVTPDLAKAVMRTNTTAIAATMVHRGDADSMICGTFGQYLWHLNYVAQMLQTGDLSPVGALSLVILDDGPLFVADTHVNVEQTPETLAATVLAAARHVRRFGLEPRIGLCSGSQFGNLDCRSGRTMRGALEILDGKARDFEYEGEMHTDAALDPELRERLLPGNRLTGRANVLVYANTDAAGAARNLLKSAAGGLEVGPILMGMGNRAHIVTPGVTPRGLLNIAALAGSDVSSYS from the coding sequence GCCAAGCGCAACCTGGTAGCCGTCATCTCGAACGGAACGGCGGTTCTGGGCCTTGGCAACATCGGCGCCCAGGCATCGAAGCCGGTGATGGAAGGCAAGGCCGTTCTCTTCAAGAAATTCGCCGGCATCGACTGTTTTGACATCGAGGTGGACGAAGCGGACCCCGAAGCGCTGGCCGATCTCGTCTGCCGGTTGGAGCCGACCTTTGGCGCGGTCAACCTCGAAGACATCAAGGCCCCCGACTGTTTCACGGTCGAACGCATCTGCCGGGAACGCATGGGTATCCCCGTGTTTCACGACGACCAGCACGGCACCGCAATCGTTGTCGCGGCGGCGGCGCAGAACGCCTTGCAGATCGCGGGCAAGAAACCAGAAGACATCCGCGTCGTGGGCCTGGGCGCAGGTGCCGCGGGCGTCGCCTGCCTGACCATGCTGCACAAGATGGGTGTCCCGCTGGAAAACATCACCGTGTTCGATCGCTCGGGTGTCCTGCATGCCGCCCGCGAAGGGCTCGCCCCCGAACAGATGAGGTTCGCGACCGCGCAGGAGGGCACCACGCTCGAGCAGGCGCTGAAAGGCGCAGACATGTTCCTTGGCCTTTCCGGCCCCGGTGCCCTGCCCGCCGACCAGGTCCGTGCGATGGCCGACAATCCGATCATCTTTGCCCTGGCCAACCCGGTTCCGGAAATCATGCCGGAAGACGCGCGCGAGGCCTCTCCGGGTGCCATGATCGCCACGGGGCGCTCCGACTATCCGAACCAGGTCAACAACGTTCTGTGTTTCCCGTTCATTTTCCGGGGCGCGCTGGACGCCGAGGCCCGGGAAATCAACGACGCCATGAAGCTGGCCTGCGTTGACGCCATCGCCTCGCTGGCGCGGCAGACGACCTCGGCCGAGGTGGGCGAAGCCTATGAAGGCGAAAAGCTGACCTTTGGCCCGGAATACCTGATCCCGAAGCCGTTTGATCCGCGCCTGTTGCCGACGATTGCCGTTGCGGTTGCCCGGGCGGCAATCGAATCCGGCACCGCCCGCCGCACGCTGGATCTCGACGCCTACCGACAGGCGCTGGAGGCCGAGGTCTTCAAGTCCTCCATGATCATGCGTCGCGTTTTCGAGACCGCCCGCCAATCGAAACGCCGTATCGTCTTTGCGGAAGGCGAGGATGATCGCGTGCTTCGTGCGGCGCAGGCGATGGTGGAAGACGGCGTGGATACCCCGATCCTGGTCGGACGCCCCGAGGTCATCGACCAGAGGCTGGAACGCGCGGGCCTGACCATCAAGGCAAATATCGACTTCGAGATCGTGAACCCGGAAAACGACGATCGCTATCGCGACTATTGGAAGGCGTATCATGGCGTCATGCAGCGCCACGGCGTTACGCCGGACCTTGCCAAGGCGGTGATGCGCACGAACACGACCGCGATTGCCGCGACGATGGTGCATCGGGGCGACGCCGACAGCATGATCTGCGGAACGTTCGGCCAGTATCTCTGGCATCTGAACTATGTGGCGCAGATGTTGCAGACCGGCGATCTGTCCCCCGTCGGGGCGCTGTCCCTGGTCATCCTGGACGATGGGCCGCTGTTCGTGGCCGATACCCATGTGAATGTAGAGCAAACGCCGGAGACGCTGGCCGCGACGGTGCTTGCCGCTGCCCGCCATGTGCGTCGCTTCGGGCTGGAACCTCGCATCGGCCTGTGTTCCGGGTCGCAGTTCGGCAATCTCGATTGCCGGTCGGGGCGCACGATGCGGGGTGCCCTGGAAATTCTCGACGGCAAGGCGCGGGATTTCGAATACGAAGGCGAGATGCACACCGATGCGGCGCTGGATCCGGAGCTGCGCGAACGCCTGTTGCCGGGCAATCGCCTGACCGGGCGCGCAAACGTGCTGGTCTATGCGAACACGGACGCGGCGGGGGCGGCACGCAACCTGCTCAAGAGCGCCGCGGGCGGCCTGGAAGTCGGGCCGATCCTGATGGGCATGGGCAATCGCGCCCACATCGTGACGCCCGGCGTCACGCCGCGCGGCCTGCTCAACATCGCCGCTTTGGCCGGCTCGGACGTCTCGAGCTACAGCTGA
- the lpdA gene encoding dihydrolipoyl dehydrogenase produces the protein MDIKVPDIGDFKDVPVVTVLVGVGDTVSAEDPLIELESDKATMEVPSPAAGRITEIKVSEGDTVSEGTVIMVIEGAEAGADEAAKAAEDAPAAPQPVAATGTASGTASGKGDVHAEVVVLGSGPGGYTAAFRAADLGRKVVLIEKYPSLGGVCLNVGCIPSKALLHVAKVITEAEEMSSHGISFGKPKVDLDELRDFKNSVVGQLTGGLSGLAKGRKVEVVQGYGTFTGPNMIEVIGDGGRTNVSFDQCIIAAGSDPVNLPFIPHDDARVIDSTGALELTDIPKRMLVLGGGIIGLEMACVYDALGSKVSVVEFMDQLMPGADKDIVKPLHKRIEGRYENIWLKTRVTAVEAQKKGLRVTFENDKGESFDDTFDKVLVAVGRRPNGKLIDAEKAGVAVDDRGFIAVDNQQRTGVPHIFAIGDVVGQPMLAHKAVHEGKVAAEVAAGHKRFFDAQLIPSVAYTDPEVAWCGVTETQAKAQGIKYAKGVFPWAASGRSLSIGRSEGITKLLFDPEDDRVIGAGIVGTNAGDLISEVALAIEMGADAVDLGHTIHPHPTLSETVNFAAEMFEGTITDLMPPKKR, from the coding sequence ATGGATATCAAGGTACCCGATATCGGGGATTTCAAGGACGTACCCGTCGTGACCGTTCTGGTCGGCGTGGGTGACACGGTCAGCGCAGAAGACCCGCTGATCGAACTGGAATCCGACAAGGCGACGATGGAAGTGCCGTCGCCTGCGGCAGGCAGGATCACCGAGATCAAGGTGTCCGAAGGCGACACGGTGTCCGAAGGCACCGTGATCATGGTGATCGAAGGCGCGGAGGCCGGGGCGGACGAGGCTGCGAAGGCGGCAGAGGATGCGCCCGCAGCGCCGCAACCCGTTGCCGCAACCGGCACCGCATCTGGCACCGCATCCGGCAAGGGCGATGTGCATGCCGAGGTGGTGGTCCTGGGCTCTGGCCCCGGCGGCTACACCGCCGCCTTCCGCGCGGCCGACCTGGGCAGGAAGGTCGTTCTGATCGAGAAATACCCGTCGCTGGGCGGTGTGTGTCTGAATGTCGGCTGTATCCCCTCCAAGGCGCTGCTGCATGTGGCCAAGGTGATCACCGAGGCCGAGGAAATGTCATCGCACGGGATCAGCTTCGGCAAGCCGAAGGTCGACCTCGACGAGCTGCGCGACTTCAAGAACAGCGTGGTTGGACAGTTGACCGGTGGCCTGAGCGGGCTTGCCAAGGGGCGCAAGGTTGAGGTGGTGCAAGGCTACGGCACCTTCACCGGGCCGAACATGATCGAAGTGATCGGTGACGGCGGCAGGACCAATGTCAGCTTTGACCAGTGCATCATTGCGGCCGGTTCGGACCCCGTGAACCTGCCCTTCATTCCGCATGACGACGCGCGGGTGATCGATTCGACGGGAGCTTTGGAGCTGACGGACATCCCGAAACGGATGCTGGTGCTCGGCGGCGGTATCATCGGGCTGGAAATGGCCTGCGTCTATGACGCGCTGGGTTCGAAGGTCTCGGTTGTGGAATTCATGGACCAGTTGATGCCGGGGGCCGACAAGGACATCGTCAAACCGCTCCACAAACGGATCGAGGGCCGATACGAAAACATCTGGCTCAAGACCCGGGTGACCGCTGTCGAGGCGCAGAAGAAAGGTCTCAGGGTCACGTTCGAGAACGACAAGGGCGAGAGTTTTGACGACACGTTCGACAAGGTTCTGGTCGCCGTCGGCCGCAGGCCGAATGGCAAGCTGATCGACGCCGAAAAGGCGGGTGTGGCCGTGGATGACCGTGGTTTCATCGCCGTGGACAACCAGCAGCGCACGGGCGTGCCGCATATCTTTGCGATCGGCGACGTGGTCGGCCAGCCGATGCTGGCGCACAAGGCCGTGCACGAAGGCAAGGTCGCCGCTGAAGTGGCGGCCGGTCACAAGCGGTTCTTCGACGCGCAGCTGATCCCGTCGGTCGCCTATACCGACCCGGAAGTGGCGTGGTGCGGTGTGACCGAAACGCAGGCCAAAGCGCAGGGCATCAAATATGCAAAGGGCGTGTTCCCGTGGGCGGCCTCGGGCCGGTCACTGTCGATCGGTCGGAGCGAGGGGATCACCAAGCTCCTGTTCGATCCCGAAGACGATCGCGTGATCGGGGCTGGTATCGTCGGCACCAATGCCGGTGACCTGATTTCCGAAGTGGCGCTGGCCATCGAGATGGGCGCCGATGCGGTTGACCTGGGGCACACGATCCACCCGCACCCGACCCTGTCGGAAACGGTGAACTTTGCCGCCGAGATGTTCGAGGGCACGATCACGGATCTGATGCCGCCAAAGAAAAGATAG